Proteins co-encoded in one Salvia splendens isolate huo1 chromosome 4, SspV2, whole genome shotgun sequence genomic window:
- the LOC121800369 gene encoding pectin acetylesterase 11-like: MATLLVALLTILSLVVVGIEAGQNVIISLLDSAIAKGAVCLDGTPPAYAYRPGFGDGVDNWHIFLEGGAWCQNVDECLTRTKIPSGSSAKLISTKNGSVPFSGMLANNSTFNPDFYNWHVFKIFYCDGSSFMSDVEDVDPKHNLTYRGARIYDAMMDELLRIGMGNAKNALLSGISAGGLATILHCDKFQSLFHKTTRVKCLSDSGFFIHGEHFIGGDLRESFFSGVVSTHGLTNTLPTSCTFKFSPTLCLFPENLVPDVQTPLFLIESSFDSYQISQTLFKDKSPSWISCNQNLMTCNLTEIEIMKDFRFTIINTLKSTIASSSSKRGYFVHSCYLHGHMEYKGGSTCSSFIGNGLANKTIALAVGDWYFDRSEFQEMDMLNNLPRNCTSTDDYPTFEKKCSDYYIQHHQKP, from the exons ATGGCTACATTACTAGTGGCACTACTGACTATATTATCTTTGGTTGTGGTCGGAATCGAAGCAGGCCAAAACGTAATCATCTCCCTATTGGACTCCGCTATTGCCAAAGGAGCTG tttgtCTAGACGGCACCCCTCCGGCCTATGCTTATAGACCAGGGTTCGGAGACGGAGTCGACAACTGGCACATATTCCTAGAG GGTGGTGCATGGTGTCAGAATGTAGATGAATGTCTCACTAGAACCAAAATACCATCAGGAAGTAGTGCTAAGCTTATATCGACAAAGAATGGTAGCGTACCCTTCTCAGGGATGCTCGCTAACAATTCCACCTTTAATCCCG ATTTCTACAATTGGCACGTGTTCAAAATCTTCTATTGTGACGGCTCATCTTTCATGTCCGATGTTGAGGATGTAGACCCG AAGCACAACCTGACTTATAGAGGTGCGAGAATATATGATGCCATGATGGATGAGCTCCTACGAATCGGAATGGGAAATGCTAAAAAT gcTTTACTGTCAGGGATTTCGGCAGGTGGATTAGCCACAATTTTACATTGTGATAAGTTTCAATCGTTGTTTCACAAGACAACTAGAGTGAAGTGCTTATCTGATTCAGGCTTTTTTATTCATGG AGAGCATTTTATAGGAGGTGATTTGAGAGAATCTTTCTTTTCTGGAGTGGTATCAACACAT GGTTTGACGAATACGTTGCCCACATCATGCACATTCAAATTTAGCCCAACTCTG TGTTTATTTCCTGAAAATTTGGTCCCAGATGTCCAAACTCCACTATTTTTAATTGAATCATCATTTGACTCATATCAG ATATCACAAACTTTGTTCAAAGATAAAAGTCCGAGCTGGATCAGTTGCAACCAAAACTTGATGACTTGCAATTTGACTGAGATAGAAATCATGAAag atTTTAGGTTCACAATCATAAATACGCTGAAAAGTACAATTGCGAGTAGCTCCTCAAAGAGAGGCTATTTTGTACATAGTTGCTACCTACATGGCCATATGGAATACAAAGGCGGTTCGACATGCTCATCTTTTATTGGAAATGGACTTGCTAATAAA ACAATAGCACTAGCCGTGGGAGATTGGTATTTCGACCGGAGCGAGTTCCAGGAGATGGATATGCTCAACAACTTGCCACGGAACTGCACTAGCACCGACGACTATCCTACTTTTGAGAAAAAGTGTAGCGATTATTATATTCAGCATCATCAGAAACCATAA